In a single window of the Fimbriimonadia bacterium genome:
- the nuoH gene encoding NADH-quinone oxidoreductase subunit NuoH — MDIAALLAHPVWGALVRIIIPLAVLLLSIPFVILWERRLLGWMQDRIGPNRVGPHGLLQTIADGIKLFFKEEVIPRGVDRIIYTIAPGIAFLPAVTVFAAIPWGPNPDLTPVANTNIGVLYILAITGLGVYGTVLAGWASNNKYSLLGGLRSSAQLISYELAMGFSLAAVILSSGTLELPRVVAEQAGPLWGVVPWMHNWYILTPWGIVAGALFFVCMIAETNRAPFDLPEAESELVAGFHTEYSSMKFAVFFMGEYAMILTFVALYTVLFFGGWQPLPINLTYMGSFLAGGSFAWLGSVLKFLESSWIAGIWFLLKVFIGFSCFIWVRATLPRLRYDQLMALGWKVLLPMAAVNLWVVAIWLVFGWPAAILATLLVTIGFLWLQTFLAKTPEAPREVKLFDEAVPVQ; from the coding sequence ATGGACATAGCGGCCTTGCTGGCGCACCCCGTTTGGGGTGCGCTCGTGCGGATCATCATTCCCCTTGCTGTCTTGCTGCTCAGCATCCCCTTCGTCATTCTTTGGGAACGCCGGCTGCTCGGTTGGATGCAAGACCGGATCGGCCCGAACCGCGTCGGGCCACACGGCCTGTTGCAGACGATTGCCGACGGGATCAAACTGTTCTTCAAGGAAGAGGTCATCCCGCGTGGCGTAGACCGGATCATCTACACCATTGCACCAGGAATCGCTTTCCTTCCCGCCGTCACAGTGTTCGCTGCGATCCCGTGGGGGCCGAACCCCGACCTGACCCCCGTGGCGAACACGAACATCGGGGTGTTGTACATTCTGGCGATAACGGGTCTCGGCGTGTACGGCACGGTTCTGGCGGGATGGGCGAGCAACAACAAGTATTCCCTTCTCGGAGGGCTGCGCTCGTCGGCACAGCTCATAAGCTATGAGTTGGCAATGGGGTTCTCGTTGGCGGCGGTCATCTTGAGTAGCGGCACCCTAGAACTGCCCAGGGTTGTCGCCGAACAGGCCGGCCCGCTGTGGGGCGTGGTGCCCTGGATGCACAACTGGTACATCCTAACACCTTGGGGGATCGTGGCCGGGGCACTGTTCTTCGTGTGCATGATCGCTGAGACTAACCGCGCGCCGTTCGACCTGCCGGAAGCCGAATCGGAGTTGGTAGCAGGCTTCCATACCGAGTACAGCTCGATGAAGTTCGCGGTGTTCTTCATGGGCGAGTACGCGATGATCCTGACCTTCGTTGCGCTGTACACGGTGTTGTTCTTCGGCGGATGGCAGCCGCTGCCGATCAACCTAACCTACATGGGTTCATTTCTGGCCGGGGGCTCCTTTGCGTGGTTAGGTAGTGTCCTGAAGTTCCTCGAGAGCAGCTGGATCGCGGGCATTTGGTTCCTGCTCAAGGTGTTCATCGGTTTTTCGTGCTTCATCTGGGTGAGGGCCACCCTGCCACGCCTACGCTATGACCAACTCATGGCGCTCGGTTGGAAAGTGCTGCTTCCGATGGCTGCAGTGAACCTGTGGGTGGTAGCGATCTGGTTGGTGTTCGGTTGGCCCGCGGCAATCCTAGCGACGCTGTTAGTCACCATCGGGTTCCTTTGGCTTCAAACGTTCCTGGCGAAGACCCCGGAGGCACCGCGCGAGGTGAAACTCTTCGACGAGGCGGTGCCGGTCCAGTGA
- a CDS encoding NADH-quinone oxidoreductase subunit J, which produces MTGEIVLFVCLAALLAVSGLAVIVARRAIYSALALVVNFFGIAILYFTLGSQFLGIAQVVVYLGAIMVLFLFCIMLLQMSAEEALEEKAGLHIGAAIVLCVAFLGILWAQVLRVPTQTGTLAADAQREALSTVEAIGSGLFTRWALPFEITSVLLLVGIVGSILLAKRRL; this is translated from the coding sequence GTGACGGGAGAGATTGTCCTCTTCGTCTGCCTCGCTGCGTTGCTCGCAGTTTCCGGCCTGGCAGTTATCGTGGCGCGGCGTGCCATCTACAGCGCGCTTGCGCTGGTAGTGAACTTTTTTGGCATCGCCATCCTGTACTTCACCCTAGGAAGCCAGTTCCTGGGCATCGCGCAGGTAGTGGTTTACCTCGGGGCCATCATGGTGCTGTTCTTGTTCTGCATCATGCTGCTACAGATGAGTGCCGAGGAAGCCCTGGAAGAGAAGGCGGGCCTGCACATCGGTGCAGCAATCGTGTTGTGTGTAGCTTTCTTGGGCATCCTGTGGGCACAGGTACTGCGCGTGCCGACCCAGACTGGGACCCTTGCGGCGGACGCCCAACGAGAGGCGCTCTCGACGGTAGAGGCCATCGGTAGCGGCCTCTTCACTCGGTGGGCACTTCCCTTCGAGATCACTAGTGTACTGCTGCTGGTGGGCATCGTCGGCTCGATCCTATTGGCAAAGAGGAG